The Chlamydia poikilotherma DNA segment TCTTCTCACACAAGTACAGCAGACGTTTGATAGTTCTGAGGAATTACTCATTGCTCAGCATATTATAGGCAATCTATCAGACCAGGGTTTATTCCTTTCTTCTCCTGAGGAGCTATCATTACAGTTAGAAATTCCTTTAGAAATTATTCATACTGTTTGGAAAACAATTCAGTTATTTCATCCTTTAGGTATCGCCTCCCCCTCCTTACAAGACTATTGGCTATTACATTTAGAAAGTTCTTCTCATGATCTTGCTTACAAAATCATCAAAGAACACTACTCTCTTTTGATTAACTGTGACTTTCTACGTATAGCAAAAAAATGTCGATGCTCTCCTTTAGATATAAGAAATGCTCTAAAATTAGCTTTAGCAAAAATTCCTTGGTGTCCTGCCGAAGGTTATGCATCTTTATCTAATATACAACCCGCGCTTCCTGATGTTTACGTCACTAAAAAACATCAGATTTGGGAAATTCAAGTTAGTTCTCGAGGTTTACCTCCTATAAAACTTAACAGTGAAGTTTTTCATATTTATGAACAGCTTCCTAAAGAAGAGAAAAAGAATCTCACACAGCAAATTCTTTCTGCTAAATGGCTTATTAAAAATTTAAGAAAACGAGAACAAACTTTATTTGCTATTGTAGAAAAGATCCTCCCTCATCAAGAAAGCTTCCTTCTTGGTAAGACGTCTTCCCCTAAAGCTTTATCTGTAAAAAACTTATCTGAAGAACTCTCTTTTCATGAATCAACAATATTTCGTGCTATAGAAAATAAGACATTGGCAGCACCTATCGGAATTATCCCTATGAAACAGCTGTTTCCACGTGCTGCGAGCAATAATACCTCTCAATCTAAAGAAACGATCTTACAGTGGATTCATCAATGGATAGCTTCAGAAACAATACCCTTATCTGATGCTGATATTAGCCAACGAATTTCTCAACAGGGAATTCAATGTGCTCGCCGTACAGTAGCTAAATACCGCTCACAATTAAAGATTCTTCCTGCGCATAAAAGAAAATCGTATTCTGAAATGTAAAGCAGTTTTACATCTTAGAAGTTAAGTAAAGTAAGCAATATAGATTTGCTGCCATCGAACACTTTCTAATTTTTGCTCTCTAGCATATTTTTCAAGAATTGGAATCGGTTGCGTTGCAAACATGCGAATTTCTGCATCTGTAAGTCTTAGCATTACCCATAAAGGAGGAATACCAAGCATCCTACGAATCTTCTTCATAGCACGACGAAAATAACTCTGTACAATCAATAGCCTCGCTCCAAAATACGCAGGAGTCGCAAGAACACAAGCAAGACCAGCCAAAGGAGACCACAAGCTTAATCCTAGACCGGACAGCACGAAAAAGAATAGACAATAACTCTCTCCTGGAGAGCGAAATAAAGGTCCTAAAAACCGTCTCCAAACCTTTGATGAGGTTTGATAAGCCAAAGCTTCTTCAAACATAGGCTCGTAGAACTTCATACGTGCAGCATGGACAGCCTCATGAGCAAGGATCTCTTCCTTAGAATACATATAAAACCAACGCGCCGCCTTACGTAAGTGTTTGCGCAACTGTATGATCACTTGATTATTTGCTATCCAGGTGCATCCTGCTTCCCAAACATCCATACCTTCATTAGAATAGATCACTTCTAAATGTGTAGGGTTAATATCGAATATTTCTTGTAATCTTGAGGGGAAAGCTGTGGGGTGATCAGGGGCATTATCGATAATGTCTTGGGCCCGATATAGAAAGGGAGGCTTTAACTCTTCAGGGCCAGCTATGATCCCTTGCTTATTCAAATCAAGCAGATCATCTTCTAAAGATTTTGGAGGAATTAAACACTCAAACTTTTCCACGTTTTAGTTCCATTTTTCTAAGACACTAACTGTTCTTCAGAAATACTACTTACCCATCGTTATAATCAAAAATGCAGTTAAATTAGATCTATGGGTTTTTCAGGAAATATTCTGATTAGATGTAAAGTTTGTTTCTTATCTTTTCAACTTTCAAAAACAAGAAATATTCTTATTAAAGTTTTCTTGCAGAGCTACATTCCATAAGTATTACATTATTCCCTTGAAAAGAATCTACCTCATACTGAATAACCATTAGGACGTGCCTGGGCCTCTGGCCAAATCTCTGCTGAAGAATTAGGGTTTTGTTCTTTTTAATATGTTTCATATGGGATCAGCTCTACAAATCGTAGAAATTATCGAGATAATGAATTCTCAATAATAAACGGTATTTTCCTCTAAGAGAAAAATAAAATTACCTATTTTTAACCATTTTTTATTTTGGAGATTTTCTCTCTATATTAAGAAGATTATTGTCAAAAATTCTAGCTTGTCCGTTATTACAATGAGCTGAAATATGTGTTAATAGTGAAAGCTTGCAATAAATAATAGATGGTTGCATGAGGGTTTTTTTTAGATAGGGAACATAAACAATAAAAAAGGAGAGGCGTTTTTACTCCGAATAAAATGCGGAGCTCGCCATTTAATATTAATGAAAAAATCCTTAATCGTAGTGGAATCTCCTGCTAAAATTAAAACCTTGCAAAAACTCTTAGGGAAAGGTTTTATTTTTGCTTCATCACTAGGACATGTTGTTGATCTTCCCGCCAAGGAATTCGGTATCGATATCGAACATGATTTCGAACCTGACTATCAAGTTCTTCCTGACAAACAAGAAGTTATCAATCAAATTCGCAAATTAGCCTCTAGCTGTGAAGTTGTCTATCTGTCTCCCGACCCTGATAGAGAAGGAGAAGCCATAGCCTGGCATATCGCCAACCAGCTTCCTAAAAATACTCATATGCAGCGAATTTCCTTCAATGCAATTACCAAAGGCGCTGTTAACGAAGCTTTAAAGCATCCTCGAGAAATCGATATGGCTTTAGTAAATGCCCAACAAGCGCGTCGCCTATTGGATCGTATTGTAGGTTATAAAATCTCTCCTATTTTAAGCCGAAAGCTTCAGCAGCGATCAGGCATATCTGCAGGGCGTGTGCAATCGGTTGCGTTAAAGCTCGTTGTAGATCGTGAAAAAGCTATAGAAGCTTTTGTTCCTACAGAATATTGGAACATTCGTGTGTTTCTCCAAGACCCTAAGACCTCAAAAACTTTTTGGGCTCATCTCTATTCTGCAGACGGGAAAAAATGGGAAAAGGAACTTCCTAAAGGAAAAACCGAAGATGAAATTTTATTAATCAATTCTGAAGCTAAAGCTCAAGATTATGTAGAGCTTTTAGAAGAGGCTTCCTATAGAGTTACTCGCGTAGAAGCTAAAGAGAAACGTCGCAACGCAGCACCACCATTTATTACATCAACTTTACAACAAGAAGCAAGTCGTCATTTTAGATTCTCTTCTTCCAAAACAATGTCTGTAGCGCAAACATTATATGAAGGTGTTGAATTAGATAATGAAGATGCCACAGGATTAATTACATACATGCGTACAGACTCCGTGCGTATAGATCCTGAAGCGTTAAATAATGCCAGAGACTATATACAGGATACATTTGGTCAAGAGTATCTTCCCAAATCTCCTAATCTCTATGCCACAAAGAAAATGGCTCAAGATGCTCACGAAGCTATTCGTCCTACAGATATTCAGTTATCTCCGGATAAGCTTCAAGGAAGGTTGACTGATGATCAACACAAACTCTATTCTCTCATTTGGAAACGTTTCGTTGCCTCACAGATGAATCCTGCGGTTTATGATACGTTAGCGATGACAATCTCTACAAACGTGAAAATAGATTTACGCGCTTCTGGATCGTTGCTGAAGTTCAAAGGTTTTCTAGCTGTATATGAAGAAAAAATAGATGATGATATCGCTGAAGAAGAAAATCTCTCTCTTCCCCAACTGCATGCTCAAGATATTTTAGATAAAGAAAAGGTTTCTGCAGAACAGGCATTTACAAAACCCCTTCCTAGATTCACAGAAGCTTCTTTAGTAAAAGAATTGGAAAAGTCTGGAATAGGCCGTCCATCCACATATGCAACGATTATGAATAAAATTCAAAGTCGTGAGTATACAATCAAAGAAAACCAACGTCTGCGTCCTACAGAATTAGGGAAAATTATTTCACAATTCCTAGAAACAAATTTTCCTAGAATTATGGACATAGGTTTTACTGCTCTTATGGAAGATGAGCTAGAACTTATCGCTGATAATAAAAAATCTTGGAAACTACTTCTTAGAGAGTTTTGGGATCAATTTCTTCCTGTAGTCACCACAGCAGAAAAAGAAGCCGTTATCCCACGTGTTATAACCGATATAGAATGTTCGGCATGTCATAAAGGAAAACTTGTTAAAATCTGGGCAAAAAATCGCTATTTCTATGGTTGTTCAGAATACCCTGAATGTGACTTCAAAACTTCTGAAGAAGAACTTGCCTTTAATAAGGATGACTATGCTGTTGATACACCTTGGGATAGTCTCTGTCCTGTTTGTGAAGGCAAAATGAAAGTCCGTCATGGGCGTTTCGGCACGTTTTTAGGATGCTTAAACTATCCTAAATGCCGTGGAACGATCTCTATCCATAAAAAGGGAGAGGAAGTAGAAAAAGAAGAATCAATTCCTTGCCCTGCTACAGGATGCTCTGGAAAGATTCTAAAGAAGCGTTCACGTTATAATAAAACATTCTATTCTTGCTCAGAATATCCCGACTGCAGTGTGATTGGCAATACTATAGACGCTGTCGTTACAAAATATACAGGAACACCAAAAACTCCTTACGAAAAGAAAACAACGGGAAAGAAAAAAGCTGCAGGAAAAACAAGTAGTAAAACTACAAAAACAGCAGCAAAGAAAAAGAGCGAAAAGAAAACCACCAGGGTAGGTTCTTTACTTACACCTTCTCCTGAGCTTGCCCTGATGATAGGCAATGAACCTGTGGCGCGTGGAGAAGCCACAAAGAAAATTTGGAAATACATCAAAGATCATAATCTACAATCTCCTGAGAATAAAAAGATGTTAATCCCCGATGATAAATTCCGAGCAATTATTGGCGCCGAACCTGTAGATATGTTCCAGTTACCAAAATTGCTAAATCAGCATTTATTTAAAGCTGGTTGATCCCGATGCTCATCGTCAGCTTCTTCATAACTATCGATAAGCTGATATACCTCTTGCACAGATGTAGCTTTAGATAAAGCTGAGCGTAGAAATCGCACTTTAGAAGCGGATATTAAATAATGTCCGCAGAGTTTGCGTGTTTCACAAAGAAATTTCGCTTCACTTTGATAATATTCATCTACCCACTGTAAATGTTGAATAAACGCCTGTTTCCTCACCGAAAAAGGCATTTTTTCATATGTTCCTGTTGTAAGATAGTCTTGTATTTGTCTTACTATCCAAGGAGCTCCCATCGTACCACGGGCAACAAGCACGCCGTCACATCCCGTAGTATCTAGCATTACTTTAGCGGCTTCTGGAGAAAATACATCACCATTTCCAAATACAGGAAAGTCTTTGCCCGCAGCAGCCTTTGCTCGTGATATATATTCAAGATTACTAGGACCAACGTAGCCCTGGGCACGTGTTCTTCCGTGTACAAAAACAGCGCTAGCCCCGGAATCTTTGATAACTCTCACCGTTTCTTCAATATTAATAGTATTTCCATCCCATCCAGAACGTATCTTTACAGTAACAGGAATTGATACAGCCTCTATAATCTTTTCTAAAACTTTCCCGATAAGCTCAGGAGATTTCAGCATCCCCGATCCACTACCATCTTTTGTAATCCTATCTGTAGGACAACCGCAGTTTAAATCTATTAAATCAAAACCTAAACCCTCTAATACCTTAGCAGCTTCCCCAGCCATCTCAGGTTTACTACCACAAAGCTGTCCGCCTATAGGACGCATCAATTCAGAATATTCTAAGAGTTTCAATGTACGTGAAGGAGAGTAGTGTAGCCCTTCTATTTTCACCATCTCACAAAACATCAGGGCGGGCGGACCATAAAGTGAAGACATTCTCCGATAAGGATAATCTGAAAAACCCGCTAAAGGTGCGTAAACAATAGGAGATCTTAGTAAAATATTTCTTA contains these protein-coding regions:
- the rpoN gene encoding RNA polymerase factor sigma-54, whose translation is MFQQHQKLSQNYLPSLRMQQGLQMLQSSITELSSYVLQQIIHNPFFDISSLEDEEWSVCSSLPSIDAAYSRPESLFSHLLTQVQQTFDSSEELLIAQHIIGNLSDQGLFLSSPEELSLQLEIPLEIIHTVWKTIQLFHPLGIASPSLQDYWLLHLESSSHDLAYKIIKEHYSLLINCDFLRIAKKCRCSPLDIRNALKLALAKIPWCPAEGYASLSNIQPALPDVYVTKKHQIWEIQVSSRGLPPIKLNSEVFHIYEQLPKEEKKNLTQQILSAKWLIKNLRKREQTLFAIVEKILPHQESFLLGKTSSPKALSVKNLSEELSFHESTIFRAIENKTLAAPIGIIPMKQLFPRAASNNTSQSKETILQWIHQWIASETIPLSDADISQRISQQGIQCARRTVAKYRSQLKILPAHKRKSYSEM
- the topA gene encoding type I DNA topoisomerase — translated: MKKSLIVVESPAKIKTLQKLLGKGFIFASSLGHVVDLPAKEFGIDIEHDFEPDYQVLPDKQEVINQIRKLASSCEVVYLSPDPDREGEAIAWHIANQLPKNTHMQRISFNAITKGAVNEALKHPREIDMALVNAQQARRLLDRIVGYKISPILSRKLQQRSGISAGRVQSVALKLVVDREKAIEAFVPTEYWNIRVFLQDPKTSKTFWAHLYSADGKKWEKELPKGKTEDEILLINSEAKAQDYVELLEEASYRVTRVEAKEKRRNAAPPFITSTLQQEASRHFRFSSSKTMSVAQTLYEGVELDNEDATGLITYMRTDSVRIDPEALNNARDYIQDTFGQEYLPKSPNLYATKKMAQDAHEAIRPTDIQLSPDKLQGRLTDDQHKLYSLIWKRFVASQMNPAVYDTLAMTISTNVKIDLRASGSLLKFKGFLAVYEEKIDDDIAEEENLSLPQLHAQDILDKEKVSAEQAFTKPLPRFTEASLVKELEKSGIGRPSTYATIMNKIQSREYTIKENQRLRPTELGKIISQFLETNFPRIMDIGFTALMEDELELIADNKKSWKLLLREFWDQFLPVVTTAEKEAVIPRVITDIECSACHKGKLVKIWAKNRYFYGCSEYPECDFKTSEEELAFNKDDYAVDTPWDSLCPVCEGKMKVRHGRFGTFLGCLNYPKCRGTISIHKKGEEVEKEESIPCPATGCSGKILKKRSRYNKTFYSCSEYPDCSVIGNTIDAVVTKYTGTPKTPYEKKTTGKKKAAGKTSSKTTKTAAKKKSEKKTTRVGSLLTPSPELALMIGNEPVARGEATKKIWKYIKDHNLQSPENKKMLIPDDKFRAIIGAEPVDMFQLPKLLNQHLFKAG
- the dusB gene encoding tRNA dihydrouridine synthase DusB yields the protein MASSIYIRNILLRSPIVYAPLAGFSDYPYRRMSSLYGPPALMFCEMVKIEGLHYSPSRTLKLLEYSELMRPIGGQLCGSKPEMAGEAAKVLEGLGFDLIDLNCGCPTDRITKDGSGSGMLKSPELIGKVLEKIIEAVSIPVTVKIRSGWDGNTINIEETVRVIKDSGASAVFVHGRTRAQGYVGPSNLEYISRAKAAAGKDFPVFGNGDVFSPEAAKVMLDTTGCDGVLVARGTMGAPWIVRQIQDYLTTGTYEKMPFSVRKQAFIQHLQWVDEYYQSEAKFLCETRKLCGHYLISASKVRFLRSALSKATSVQEVYQLIDSYEEADDEHRDQPALNKC